The following DNA comes from Limnobacter sp. SAORIC-580.
CGCAACCCCTGCCAATTCAACAAAGGGCTCCCACTGGGCAGAATCAAAGGTCAGCGGCACCAGTGCAGGTCGTTGATCGACCAGTGCGTGGCCAAACTGCTTGGCCAGCTTCAGGCCAAAATCGGTGGCGCCAATTTTGGGCACTGGCAAGCCCCCACTGGCCACAACCACATTGCGGGCCTGTAAGGCACCCGCTGTAGTGCTTAATTTGAACTGGCTACCGTCATGTTCCACTGCATTTACGCTGTGGGGGCGAAACCACTTCACTTTGCCTGCATTGCATTCGGCTGCAAGCATGTCAATGATGTCGTCGCTTTTGCGGTCGCAAAACAACTGGCCTTTGTGTTTTTCATGAAAGGGTATGTTGTATTGCTTCACCAGCGCAATAAAATTGGCAGGTGTATAACGCGCCAAGGCGGAGCGGGCAAACCTTGGGTTTTCAGATATGAAATTGTCCTCAGACACCTTCACATTGGTGAAATTGCAACGCCCACCACCACTGATCCGAATTTTTTCAGCCAGTTTTTCACTGTGGTCCAGCAATGCGACCCGCAAACCACCCTGCCCGGCTTGCGCGGCACACATGAGGCCGGCAGCACCGGCACCAATCACAATGACATCAAATTGCTGCATGGCTTATTGCTTGGTTTGGTGCTTGGTGAACAGCCTCAATTGCATCCAACTGACGCGCAAATCCATGCGGCATTTCCTGCGGATTGTTCAACCACATTTCAATTAAACGTGCGGTTGATTCTGCGTCAATATCGGGGTGTGGATCAGGCTGTTCGGTAAACAGGTTTTCGGGCTCGGAAATACACCAGGTGCCGCCAGCCTTCACACCATCCATTCGGGGGCTGCGGTAAGGGGCTGCCACTGGTTCGCCTTCATGGCCGCGCAACACCAGCGCAGTGTGGCCTGTTGCGCACAGCACCTCGCGTTGCAAATTCCAGAATTCTGGATGGGTGTAACTGGTCACCAGAAGCGCATTGCTGAATGCGCTTGGCACCATCAATTTGACCAAGGTGTGGGTGCAACTGCGCACACCCAGTACCTTGCGGGTTTGCAACAAGGCTTCAATACGCGGATAAATTTGCGCCATGGGCATGTACACGGGTGCGGTGTGGGGCATGTGAACGGCATTCCAGTTTAAATGGGCAAACACTTGCGCACTGGTAACGCGCCCGGTGAAATCGCTTTGCAAACCATGTACGAGTACAGGGTAGCCGCGTTGCGCCAAAAGGCCTGCCAGCAAGGGGGTGAAGTTGGGTTTGCGCCGCGCCCCGTTGTAACTGGGGATCACAATGACAGGTTTGCCCTCGGCCCGGGATTGCGCGTTGAGCGCCTGCAGGGTGTGAAAATGAGGCGAATGGCTTTCGTCAGGCCAGTGCTGGGCAATGGCTTGCAAAAAACCAATCAACTCGTCGTGGCTTTCGCCTTTGACCCGCAATGCGATGAGTACTGCACCCAGTTCAAAATCCGACACCTCACCGCGCAAAATGGCTGAAAACAGGGTTTTCGCTTGCTCGCGGGGCAAGCCACGTGCGCCATCCTTCCCGCGACCAATTTCTTTAATGAAGGGGGCACAAGAAAATTTGTCGGCTTGAGCGGAGTTGGACATAGGGTCTTGAAAAATACTTAAGACACCATTGTAGCAAGGCTGGCCTGTGCGCGAATCAGTTTGCGAATTTCAGGCACGCACGAACCACATTGGGTGCCGCATTTCAGGCTGCCTTGCAAACCACTAAGCAATTGGTTTTCGTCGGCGCACAGGTTTGAACCGGGACTTTTTGCACAGGCAATTGCAATGCCCGCCTGTATGGCCTGTTCAGACACACCCACGCAGTTGCACACCATGCGCACTGCCTCGGTTTGCACGCCTGGAGGCTGGCTTGCGGGTGCGAGCAGAAAGCTGCGCAAGGGCATGACATCAAGCTGCTGGTCGAAATAATTGCGCAACCAGCCTTCTGATTCAATATTGCCAGCGAGGAACACTTTATTCAGCGTGGCAGTTTGGCCTTGTGGCGAGGTTTGAACTTTCACGCCAATGCGGCGGCGTGCGTCGGTTTTCGGGTCGGAATACACCATGACATCGCCGCCCTCGCATTCAAACAAAGCTTGCAGGCGATCAATCACTTCCTTGGCAGGTGCCTGTGCACTGGCTGCGCGAAACAGCACACCGGTCTGCTCGCGGCCCACGGGCACGCACACCGCCGCATCAAATTCGGCATACAGCGCACGGGCCTTCTGCCACAGGCCAAGCCAATGTTCACTATAGACAAACACAACCACCTGCCAGGGCAAGTGCACACGTTGAATGTTCACAGCGGAATGCTTCAGTTCCGGTTGTTTGGAATAGGGGTCGAACGCTTCAATGGTGAGCGCATTCACACCACCCACACCCGATTTGCCACCGAAAAATTCTGGTCCCCAATGCATGGGCAACACGGCTTGGTTTCGCGCAACCGACTCATCCTCTTTCGCGCGCAAGGTGATGGTGGCGCGGCGAGACTTCACCGACACCCAGCTTTGTGGCTTCAGGTTCAGGCGCTTGAAATCGGTCGGGTGCAAGGCGATTGCAGGCTCGGCTTCATGCGAGAAAAATTCAGCCAGAGTGCCGGTGCGGCTTGCGCCATGCCACTGGTCGCGCAAACGCCCTGTGTTCAAGCGCCATGGAAAGCGTGCATCGGCCTCTTCGGCCACAGGTTCATAATTGGCAAATACAAACTTGGCCCTGCCTGTGGCGGTGGGATAGACCCCATCTTCGTACAGGCGGGCTTTGCCTTCAGCTACTCCCTCGGGCATGGGCCACTGTTGCGGCCCCCTTGTCTCCAACACCGAATAGCTTAAACCAGTGATGTCGAGATCACGGCCACGTGTGGTTTCGCGGTGCTCATTGAAAATTTCTTCAGTGCTGGTGTAGGGCATGAATGCGTCGGCCGTGTTGTGAAGGCGCGGGCTTTCCACACCCAGCTTTTGTAACTCCACTTCCAGCCGCCTTGCAAACTCCACCACAATTTGCCAATCGTTTTTTGAATCTGCATAGGCAGGCATGGCGGGCCGCACGCGGCTAATGCGCCTTTCGCTGTTGGTGACCGTGCCCTCTTTTTCACCCCAAGTGGTTGCTGGCAATAACACATCGGCATACTGCACAGTGGCTGGCGTTAAATAGGCATCTTGCACCACCACCAGCTCAGCGTTTTGCAAAGCACGTGCCACTTTCTGCGAATTGGGCAATGAATGCGCGGGGTTGGTACACGCCACCCAAACAGCTTTTATTTTGCCTTGCTCCAGTTGATCAAACATTTCAACTGCGCTGGCACCCGGTGTGGCACTGATTTGCTTCACACCCCAAAATGCAGCCACCTCAGCCACATGCGCTGGGTTATTCAATTCACGGTGTGCAGGCAGCAAAGTAGACAAACCACCCACTTCACGGCCACCCATGGCATTGGGCTGGCCTGTGAGCGAAAACGGGCCTGAACCTTCTTTGCCGATTTGCCCTGTGGCCAGGTGCAAAGCAATCAGCGATGTGTTTTTGTCGGTTCCGGTGGTGGCCTGGTTCAACCCTTGGCAATACAGGGAGAGTGTCCTGTTGCTTTGGGCGAACCAGGTGGCGGCAGTCACAATGTCGCCTTCCGGAACTCCGCACACACTTGCTGCCAGCTTGGGCGTGTAATCAACCAAGCCTTTGGCCACTGCGTCGAAGCCTTCTGTGTGTTTGTTGATGTAGGCCATGTCAAGCCAACCGTTTTGCATCATCACGTGCAACATGGCGTTGAACAACATCACATCGGTGCCGGGCTGAATTTTCAAATGCAAATCAGCCATGAGCGCGGTGTCGGTTGCGCGGGGGTCGACCACAATCAATTTGTGACCGGGCTTGGCAGCGCGCGCAGCTTCAAGCCTGCGGTAAGCCACTGGGTGCGCATACGCCATGTTGGAACCGGCGATAAACACGCAATCGGCCAGGGCCAAATCGTCGTAGTTGCAAGGTGGCGCATCAGCACCCAGCGTGCGTTTGTAACCGCTCACAGCGCTGCTCATGCACAGGCGTGAATTTGTGTCGATGTTGTTGGTGCCAATCAAACCTTTGGCAAGTTTGTTGAACACGTAATAGTCTTCGGTCAGCAATTGGCCGCTGATATAAAAGCCAACGCTGTCGGGTCCATAGGTGGAAATCAATCGCGCAAACTCGCGCGCGGTGAAATCAAGCGCGGTGTTCCAGTCGGTGGGGGCCACTTGCTGGTCGCGCTGAATGCGCAGCAAAGGCTGGCTTGCACGCACTTGCCCGTACACATTCACCGTGGCCGTTTCAGCCAGCTTGCTGCCTTTGCTGCACAGCTTGCCAAGGTTGGCCGGGTGTGTTTCGTCGCCCTTCACATCAATAATTTTTCCGCCTTGCGTGCGCACCACCACACCACAACCCACCCCGCAATACGGGCAGGTTGTTTTGGTGTTTTGAATGGCTTGCAGCAGTTCGGTCATTGGCTTCTTTTCCGAAAAATCAAATGCCGTGGTTCTTTACTTCACTGGCTTTCAAGTGCACGCGGCCATCGACCACCTGCACGGTGAACTTGGCGGTGCAACCTTCGTCGGGTTCACGTGCGCAGCCATCGGCCAAACCAATTTGCCAGTTGTGCAAAGGGCAGGTGACCGTGGTGCCGTGTACGATACCTTGGCTCAAGGGGCCTTTTTTGTGCGGGCATTCATCCAGCAGGGCAAACACCTGTTCTTCACTGTTGCGAAAAACCGCGATGTCTTGCCCTGTGGGGCGGCGCACAATGCGTGATCCCAACACGGGGATGTCTTCCACCGCGCAAATGTCAATCCATTCCATTTGAATTTCCTTCTGTTCCTCAAGTAGTGATGCCGACATTAGACCACCTCCGCCAGCTTGATTGGAATGAACTGGCGCAAATCAACCTGCGCTTCTTTGGGCTTGTGCCATGGGTCTTCTTCAATGGCCAGTGCTGCTTGCAGTTCGGTCCACAAGGCGTTGCGATTGGCGACATCATCGACCACGCGGGCCTTGGCGTGCTCAAGACCCACGCGCTCGAGGTAATGCACCGTGCGCTCCAGATACCAGCCTTCTTTGCGGTACAACTGCAGGAATGCACCACTCACTGCCATCACTTCATCGGAAGTTTTAACGCGGCACAAGAACTGGGCCACTTCGGTTTTAATGCCACCATTGCCGCCCACATAAATTTCCCAACCAGAATCCACTCCAATCACACCGACATCTTTGATGCCGCTCTCAGCGCAGTTTCGCGGGCAACCCGACACAGCCAGTTTCACCTTGTGGGGTGCATACATTTTGAACAAACCACGTTCAAGATCTTTGCCCATTTGCGTGCTGTCTTGCGTGCCAAAGCGGCACCATTCGCTTCCCACACAGGTTTTTACTGTGCGCAAACCTTTGGCATAAGCGTGACCGCTGGGCATGTCGAGGTCTTTCCACACGTCTTGCAAATCTTCTTTTTTCACACCCAGCAAATCGATGCGCTGGCCACCTGTTACCTTCACAGTGGGAATGTTGTACTTGTCGACCACATCAGCGATGCGGCGCAGTTCAGCGGCGGTTGTTTCACCACCCCACATGCGTGGCACCACCGAATAGGTTTTGTCTTTTTGAATATTGGCATGTGCGCGTTCATTGATGAAGCGGCTTTGTGGATCGTCCACTGCCTCGCCGGGCCAGGAGCTGATGAGGTAATAATTCACAGCCGGCCGACAACTCGCACAGCCATTGGGCGTGCGCCAGTTCATGGTCGCGAACACTTCTTCCTTGGTGGTCAAGTGATGCTTGAAAATTGCATCGCGAACCACTTGGTGGCCGTGGTCTGTACAGCCACACATGGGTTTTGTTTTCGGCGTGGCGGAATAATCAGCGCCCGCCGTGCTCATCAAAATCTGTTCACACAAACCTGTGCATGAACCGCAGCTTGCGCTGGCCTTGGTGTGCTTGCGCACTTCTTCAATGGTGAACAAACCTTTGGTTTTAATTGCCTGAACAATAGTGCCTTTGCACACACCGTTGCAACCGCACACTTCATCCGTGTCGGCCATTTTGCTGGCTTGGTTTTGCCCTTCATGGCCAGTGTCGCCAATGTTGTTCTGGCCGAACATCAGCTTCTCGCGAATTTCCTTGATGGCCTTGCCTTCACGCATCAACTTGAAATACCAGGAACCATCTACCGTGTCGCCGTACAGGCAGGCGCCAACCAGTTTGTCTTCTTTAATAACCAGCTTTTTGTACACGCCACCAATGGGATCGGAAAGCAGCAATTCCTCGCAACCTTCACCACCCATGAAGTTGCCAGCAGAGAACAAATCAACGCCAGTCACTTTCAATTTGGTGGAGGTAACAGACCCCTCATAGCGGCCAATGCCAAACTGCGCGAGGTGGTTGGCACACACTTTGGCTTGCTCAAACAAAGGGGCCACCAAACCGTAAGCAATACCACGGTGGCTGGCACATTCGCCCACAGAATAAATTTTGGGGTCGGTGATGGTTTGCATGGTGTCGCTAACCACCACACCACGATTGCACAGCAGGCCGCTGCTGGCGGCAAGCTTGTCGTTCGGGCGAATACCCACCGCCATCACGACCAAATCAGCATCGTGAATTTCACCATCGGCAAATTCAATTTGTGCAACACGGCCATCGGGCCCGGCATGCAAAGCCTTGGTGTTTTTCGCGAGTAAAAATTTGAGCCCTTTGGCTTCCAGGCTTTTCTGCAACAGGCCCGCTGCAGTGGGGTCAAGCTGGCGTTCCATTAACCAGGTGGGCAAATGCACCACGCTTACGTCCATGCCCTGAATGGCCAGACCGTTTGCGGCCTCAAGGCCCAGCAGGCCGCCACCGATTACGATTGCTTTCTTGTAATGCTTTGCAGCTTCCAGCATGGCTTCGGTGTCTGCAATGTCGCGATAGCCGATCACGCCGGGCAAGGTTGAGCCGGGCACTGGCAAAATGAAGGAATTGGAGCCTGTGGCCAACAGCAAGCGGTCGTATGGCGCAGCAGTGCCGTCGGCACATTTCACCACGCGTTTCACACGATCGATCTCAGTGACCTCTCGACCCACGTGCAGGGTGATGTTGTTGCTGGTGTACCAGTCCCAATCATTGAGCACGATTTCTTCGAACTTCTGCTCTCCAGCCAATACCGGCGAAAGCATGATCCGATTGTAATTGGGATGCGGTTCTGCGCCAAACACGGTAATTTCATACAGCTCGGGGGCAAGCTTTATTAGCTCCTCAACCACCCGGATACCGGCCATGCCGTTACCAATCACCACCAGCTTCTGTTTTTTGACGGACATCAGCATATATTCAATCCCAATTTACCAAAAAAAAACGGCCCCCGGCTGCACGAAGCAGCACGGACGCCGTTGTCCAACTCCCGTGGTCACTTTCGTAACCGTGGGAGACCTGTCAATCCACCTGCAGATCGCCGCCGTTGACGACCTACGCCCCTATCAATGCAAGGGGCGTGCCAGCCGATTCAATGTGGTTTTGCACCACAAAGAGGCTGATTCCGGTGAAATGGGGGAGTATTGGACGGGCTGGCTGGCACCCAACTAGTGCAGCGCACCATTCTGTGTAGAACAGTGCGCTGGTTTGTTACAGCGTACAAAAACCGGTTGGGTCTTGAACTTGATTGGGTAAGGCCACGCTGGCACTGACTGTAACAGGCACGGGCAAGCGGTTGAAACTACTGACAAAAACAGGGTTGTAGCCCTGAATGGTCAAGGTGAGCGAATCGCCTTCCAACAATTGAACCGAGATACCCGGCAACTCGATTGCTTTCTCGCCATAGCCTTTCAACGGCGTAATTTGATCGTGCAACACGGTTTGGGTACCATCGGCACGCTTCAAACCCAACCCCACGTACACAATGGGCGCCTCCGGCGAAGCCGGGCCAACTGGCTCTACTTTCACAGTGGCTTTGGGCGTGCCCACGAAACAACCGGGCAAGTTCGCATTGTTCAATTCAACATACACGGGTTGGGCCAACTGCGCTGCCTGTGTTGAGGTTAAACCAGAAAACAGACCTGCCACGCCCGCCGCCACCTGCGTGGGTGCAGTAAACGCCGAGGCTGCGCGCACACCTTCCAGTTTTGGGCGGTTGGATGAATTGGACTTCACCTCAACTGCGGTGGGGTCATTTCTGCTGTCTTCAAGAACTGAAGCAATTTCGGGCAAGGGCACTGGGTCGAACCCCAGGTAATCCGCAGACCTGGATTGCCTGCCGCCCACCAAATGCTGGGCGAGGAACTGGAACATCATGTTTTTCAGCGGAATAACGCAACGGCCTGTTTCAGCATCCCAGTTGGCGGCGGGGCAGGTATTGCGTGTGGTTTTCAGCCAGATGAGGCTTTCATTGAAGGCGTATTTGGCGCCTGTGCCTTCCAGCGCCATATTGGGGTCTTGCTGCACGCCCAAAGCATTGAGCAAGTGCCCGTATTTGACGAACAACAATTTCGCATCGGCATTCACCTTGCGATAGCACTCAAAGTTTTGAATTGCTTCGTTCAGGTTAAACAACACATCAGTAGCACCTTGAATAAAAAAGGCAGGCACATCTGATTTCAGGTTCATGCCTCTGGGCAAGTTTGCAGACAAGTCGCAGTAGGAAACGGAGCCTTGCGAGCCCAATCGTTTTGCGATTTCCTCGGACACCACACCGGTGGTGTTGGCCTGCGCCAAACCCTCAAACAGGAAAGGATCGTAGCGCCCACGGTTGCTTTGCAAACCACCGGCCACCAAACCGTTGAGGTACGTGGTTTTGGGCACACCACCGGGGTTCAGGCTGTAGCGCAAGTCGTACCAGGTGCCGTTGGGCACCATGGCATCAATTCGGGGATCAAGCCCGCTGCCAATCAGTTGAAAAGCACCACCATAACTGCGACCAATGGTGCCGACCACCGGGTTCAATGTCCCGGCCTTGCTGCGGTAACCCAGATTGGGCAAATTGGCTTCGGCCCAATCCAGAATGGTTTTTAAGTCTTTGCCCTCAAAATCAGGATCAAGAATAGTGACATTGCCACCGGTGTCGCCGTGACCGCGCTGATCATAAGAAATCACGTACCAGCCTGCACGCCCGGCGATCGGTTCTTTTTCGTTGTAGGCCACTTGCAGAGTGTCTACACCAATTTCGGAGGTTTGTTGGGCCTCGTCGAAATCAAGCGTTGCAGCGCGGTTGCCGCCAAAGCCGTGGGAGTGCAACAACAGGGGAGTAGCCTCGCCCGCATCCAACTCCGGAAAATAGACAGTTAACGCCAAATCTGTGCCGTCAAATGCCGGGATGACGACCTGCTCAACACGTGCGGCATGGCCTGTAGCCGTTTGCTGGCTTTTGACCCGCAACGGCATTTCAGTTTCAGAAGGGCTAAGGCCACCACCGCCGCTTGAGCCTGTATTGCCAACCCTTGCCTGGTCAGTTTCCGACAGGCAACCCGCAAGCCCAACTACCAACAGCAGTGGCCCCAGCAGTCTGCTTACACTGATCAACATTAAGTGTCTCCGATTTGTAATGTTTTGACTATTACTAGCACTTGAAGCCTTTCAGATTCAATTGCTTATCGAAGCCACGCTAAAATAAAGAGTTGATTCCATTCTGGCCGCCTGAAGTGACTTCTGCTGCAAATTCTCCGAAAATCGTGCTTGGTTTTGAAAGCTCCTGTGACGAAACTGGCGTAGCACTGTGCACCACCGATGGCCGCATTCTTGGGCAAGCACTGTATTCTCAAATTGCAATGCACAAGGACTACGGCGGCGTGGTGCCCGAACTGGCTTCACGCGATCACATTCGCCGCCTGATTCCGCTGATGGATGAAACCTTTGAACAGGCCGGCATTGCCTTACAGGATGTTGATGCCATCGCCGTAACCACAGGCCCCGGTTTGCCAGGCGCGCTGATGGCAGGTTGCGCCTTTGCCTACAGCCTGGCGATGGGTTTGAACTTGCCTGTAATTCCTGTGCACCACCTGGAGGGGCACTTGCTGTCACCTTTGCTTTCTTCGAACCCACCTGCCTTTCCTTTCACCGCGCTGTTGGTCAGTGGCGGGCACACGCAACTGATGGGTGTGGAAGGCCTGGGACGTTACGCCCTGCTGGGTGAAACGTTGGACGATGCGGCTGGCGAAGCGTTTGACAAAACCGCAAAAATGATCGGCCTGCCTTACCCAGGTGGCCCGGCATTATCAAGACTGGCAGAAAGTGGAAATGCGGAACGCTTCAAACTGCCCCGGCCCATGCTGCACAGTGGCGATTTCATGTTCAGTTTTTCTGGCCTTAAAACCGCAGTACTGACCACCGCCATGAAACTGGCAGGGGTTAGCCAACCTTCTGAAACCATGGTGATCAGCGACACCAACAAAACTGACCTCGCAGCCAGTTTTCAAGCGGCCATTGTGGAAACCCTGGTGAAGAAAGCCTTGGCAGCTTGCCTACAGCAAGACCACAAGCGCTTGGTTGTGGCCGGTGGCGTGGGTGCCAATCAATTGCTAAGAGAACAATTGGTGAAAGCGGCGCGCAAACGTGGTGTGGAGGTTTACTTCCCCGAGCTAAGCTTGTGCACCGACAATGGTGCGATGATTGCTTTTGCAGGTGCCATGCAACTGGCCATGAACCCAGCGCTGCTGGATGCGCGGGATTACGGCATGCGCACTCGCCCCAGGTGCGAACTGGCCACCCCGATGGAAATTTAAAATGGAAATTTAAATTGAACCCATCGACAGCAAATGCCACTGACTGTGTTTACCGTTTCGCCTCTTGCAGCACCCATGATAAATGCAGCTGAATGCCCCATTTGCTACGAAATACCTTCCCCAAAGAACAATCCAGAAATTGAACTTTGCAATAACCAGCACACTGCGTGCACAAATTGCGCACGCAAATTGGCCAATCAGGCGATTGCACAGGGCATGGACCCGCGTTGTATGATGTGCCGGGCACCAATTACCGCAAGCAATATCCTCGTTAATCCAATAGACGCCGCGCTTCACCGCTTGCGCGAGGAACCATCCAACCCCAACTATTGGGCACAACTTGGTTTGACCTTGGGCACCGATGAACATGTAATTTTCCAGGGTAAAGCGTATTCCAAACAAAGGTGTTTTAACAAAGCCGCAAAGCTGAGTGCCTAGAAACTCGGGCAAGCACCAATTACCATAGGGGTTCTGAAAAAGGTATTCTTTAAAGCTGTCAAAGAGGTACCCCCTATGAATGCGCCCACCGAAGACTTTGTACTGAATGCCGCCCAGCGCGCAGAAGTAATCGCAGGACTGAACCAGATTCTGCCCGCACACACAGTTTTGCATGAAGTTGAAGACACCAAACCCTATGAATGCGATGGCCTGAGCCTGTTTCGGCAGCTGCCCATGGTGGTGGCCTTGCCGGAAACAGAAGATCAAGTCGTTCAAATCCTGAAACTGGCCAATCGCCTGAATGTTCCGGTGGTTGCTCGTGGCGCGGGCACTGGTTTGTCTGGCGGTGCACAGCCCCACAAGCACGGCATTCTTCTGGGCATGGCCAAGTTCAACAAAATCCTGAAAGTGGATGTGCAATCGCGCAGCGCTGTGGTGCAGCCTGGTGTTCGCAACCTGGCCATTTCCGAGGCCGTGGCCCAACACCAGCTTTACTACGCACCCGACCCCTCCAGCCAAATTGCCTGCACCATTGGCGGCAATGTGGCCGAGAATAGTGGTGGCGTGCATTGCCTGAAGTACGGCCTTACCGTGCACAACGTGTTAAAGGTGCGCGCCATTACCATTGAAGGTGAAATCGTTGAGTTCGGATCTGAAGCACCCGATGCTCCCGGCCTTGAATTGATGAATTTGGTGATTGGCTCTGAAGGCATGCTGGCTGTGGTTACTGAAGTCACCGTAAAACTGGTGCCCAAACCCGCACTGGCACAGGTCATTATGGCCAGCTTTGACGATGTAGCCAACGCAGGCAATGCCGTGGCTGCCGTGATTGCTGCCGGCATTATTCCCGCTGGCCTCGAGATGATGGACAAACGCGCCAGCCAAATGGTTGAGCCTTTCGTGAAAGCCGGTTACGACACTGAAGCCGAAGCCATTTTGCTGCTTGAAAGCGATGGCACCCCGGAAGAAGTGGCCGAAGAAATTGCGGAAATGACCCGCGTGCTGAACGGCTGCGGTGCCACGGCCATCAAGGTGTCGCAAAGCGAAGCTGAGCGCCTGAAGTTTTGGGCGGGGCGCAAGAATGCATTTCCTGCTGCTGGCCGCGTGTCACCCGACTATTATTGCATGGACGGTACCATTCCCCGCAGAAGCCTGGCCCGTGTACTCAACGCCATCACCGAGATGGAAAAGAAATACGACATGCGCTGTGCCAACGTGTTTCATGCAGGCGACGGCAATTTGCACCCCCTGATTCTGTTTGATGCCAACAAGCCAGACGAAATTAAACGCGCCGAAGACTTCGGTGCCGAAATCCTGGAACTGTGCGTGGAAGTAGGCGGCACAGTGACCGGCGAACACGGCGTGGGTATCGAGAAAATCAACCAAATGTGCGTGCAATTTTCACGTGCTGAACTGGATGCATTTTTCGCAGTTAAAAAAGCCTTCGACGAACCTGGTTTGCTCAACCCTGGCAAGGCCATTCCAACCCTGCACCGTTGCGCTGAATATGGCCGCATGCATGTGCATGGTGGTCAAGTGCCTTTTGCAGACCTGCCCCGCTTTTAAAAGAACGAGACCATGAGCGACTTTATCGACGACCTGTGTAAGCAGGTGGAACTGGCTGCACGCAACAACACGCAAATTCGCCCGGTGGGTGGCGGCACCAAAAACTTTTACGGTGGCCCCTTGCAAGGCATTGAGGTGGACATGCGCCAATGGGCTGGCATTGTGGAGTACGAGCCAACGGAATTGGTAATCACGGTAAAACCAGGCACGCCGCTGGCTGAAGTGGAAGCGGCACTGGCTGCGCAAAAACAGGAATTGGCATTTGAGCCACCAAGGTTGAGCGCCGGCGGTACCATTGGCGGCGCCATCGCCAGCGGCCTGGCTGGCCCGGCTCGTTTAAGCCGTGGTGGCGTGAAAGATTACGTACTGGGCTGCACCCTTTTGGATGGCAAAGGCCAACTGCTGCACTTTGGCGGCGTGGTGATGAAAAACGTGGCCGGTTACGATGTATCCCGGGTTATTCCCGGCAGCATGGGCACGCTGGGCATTGTCACTGAACTGTCGATCAAGGTCATGCCGGTTGCACCCGCTGAAGCCACCCTGCAGTTCGAGATGGACGTCAACAAAGCCATTTCGCAAAGCAATGAATGGTTGTCCAAACCCTTGCCCATTTCGGCCACATTCTTTGAGAATGGCAAGCTGACTGTGCGCCTGCGTGGTGCCAGCGCCGCGGTGCAGGCCGCCATTAAAAACATGGGTGGACAGGAAATTGAGGTGCAGCAGGCACAAGCCTTCTGGACAAGCGTACGCGACCAGCAACATGAATTTTTCAGCCGCGAAGGTGATTTGTGGCGCTTGGCCGTGCCACCCACCACAGTAGATTTGGCCATGCATGGTCAAAGTGTGCATGAATGGGGCAGTGGTTTGCGCTGGTTCCGTGCAGATGACTCTTCTGCTGTAAATGCCGAACAAATTCGCGCAATGGCCAAACGCGTAGGCGGCCATGCCACTTTGTACCGAACTGCCAACGAAGCTGCGCGCGTTCACGCATTCCAGCA
Coding sequences within:
- a CDS encoding NAD(P)/FAD-dependent oxidoreductase, giving the protein MQQFDVIVIGAGAAGLMCAAQAGQGGLRVALLDHSEKLAEKIRISGGGRCNFTNVKVSEDNFISENPRFARSALARYTPANFIALVKQYNIPFHEKHKGQLFCDRKSDDIIDMLAAECNAGKVKWFRPHSVNAVEHDGSQFKLSTTAGALQARNVVVASGGLPVPKIGATDFGLKLAKQFGHALVDQRPALVPLTFDSAQWEPFVELAGVALPVYSRGSDPHAPWFDEDLLFTHRGLSGPAVLQASTYWNPGKPITLNLAGKDTDAAALQTDLLKATLGAKANAENWFAAQVPHWPKRLVQAWLNKPELQSLAGRKVAELGKKQLGPLAQRIAAWQLVPSGTEGYKKAEVMRGGVSTADLQPKTLESRKIPGLYFIGEVVDVTGWLGGYNFQWAWASGYTAAHAILDQK
- the ybiB gene encoding DNA-binding protein YbiB, with protein sequence MSNSAQADKFSCAPFIKEIGRGKDGARGLPREQAKTLFSAILRGEVSDFELGAVLIALRVKGESHDELIGFLQAIAQHWPDESHSPHFHTLQALNAQSRAEGKPVIVIPSYNGARRKPNFTPLLAGLLAQRGYPVLVHGLQSDFTGRVTSAQVFAHLNWNAVHMPHTAPVYMPMAQIYPRIEALLQTRKVLGVRSCTHTLVKLMVPSAFSNALLVTSYTHPEFWNLQREVLCATGHTALVLRGHEGEPVAAPYRSPRMDGVKAGGTWCISEPENLFTEQPDPHPDIDAESTARLIEMWLNNPQEMPHGFARQLDAIEAVHQAPNQAISHAAI
- a CDS encoding nitrate reductase — its product is MTELLQAIQNTKTTCPYCGVGCGVVVRTQGGKIIDVKGDETHPANLGKLCSKGSKLAETATVNVYGQVRASQPLLRIQRDQQVAPTDWNTALDFTAREFARLISTYGPDSVGFYISGQLLTEDYYVFNKLAKGLIGTNNIDTNSRLCMSSAVSGYKRTLGADAPPCNYDDLALADCVFIAGSNMAYAHPVAYRRLEAARAAKPGHKLIVVDPRATDTALMADLHLKIQPGTDVMLFNAMLHVMMQNGWLDMAYINKHTEGFDAVAKGLVDYTPKLAASVCGVPEGDIVTAATWFAQSNRTLSLYCQGLNQATTGTDKNTSLIALHLATGQIGKEGSGPFSLTGQPNAMGGREVGGLSTLLPAHRELNNPAHVAEVAAFWGVKQISATPGASAVEMFDQLEQGKIKAVWVACTNPAHSLPNSQKVARALQNAELVVVQDAYLTPATVQYADVLLPATTWGEKEGTVTNSERRISRVRPAMPAYADSKNDWQIVVEFARRLEVELQKLGVESPRLHNTADAFMPYTSTEEIFNEHRETTRGRDLDITGLSYSVLETRGPQQWPMPEGVAEGKARLYEDGVYPTATGRAKFVFANYEPVAEEADARFPWRLNTGRLRDQWHGASRTGTLAEFFSHEAEPAIALHPTDFKRLNLKPQSWVSVKSRRATITLRAKEDESVARNQAVLPMHWGPEFFGGKSGVGGVNALTIEAFDPYSKQPELKHSAVNIQRVHLPWQVVVFVYSEHWLGLWQKARALYAEFDAAVCVPVGREQTGVLFRAASAQAPAKEVIDRLQALFECEGGDVMVYSDPKTDARRRIGVKVQTSPQGQTATLNKVFLAGNIESEGWLRNYFDQQLDVMPLRSFLLAPASQPPGVQTEAVRMVCNCVGVSEQAIQAGIAIACAKSPGSNLCADENQLLSGLQGSLKCGTQCGSCVPEIRKLIRAQASLATMVS
- the nirD gene encoding nitrite reductase small subunit NirD produces the protein MSASLLEEQKEIQMEWIDICAVEDIPVLGSRIVRRPTGQDIAVFRNSEEQVFALLDECPHKKGPLSQGIVHGTTVTCPLHNWQIGLADGCAREPDEGCTAKFTVQVVDGRVHLKASEVKNHGI